One window of the uncultured Umboniibacter sp. genome contains the following:
- the xthA gene encoding exodeoxyribonuclease III, with translation MRFISFNINSVRARLHQLDAIIDRHNPDFIGLQETKVDDPQFPLEAIEAMGYHCIFHGQKSHYGVALLSKLPPLTVTKGFPSDTDEDQKRFVGGSYDVQGEIFHVYNGYYPQGDSLSHPTKFPAKEKFYTDLTAQMQAHDLSKEAVILMGDNNIAPADIDIGIGSDNQKRWLRTGKASFQPIEREWLATLTGLGFVDSHRFLKPDATELSWFDYRSRGFERDPRTGLRIDLILTSNFLTDSLKQSGIDYDIRAMEKPSDHAPCWLEVEL, from the coding sequence ATGCGTTTCATCAGTTTTAATATCAATAGTGTCCGAGCTCGGCTTCATCAACTTGATGCCATTATAGATCGCCACAACCCCGATTTTATTGGCCTGCAGGAAACGAAGGTTGATGATCCTCAGTTCCCACTCGAAGCAATTGAAGCCATGGGCTATCACTGTATTTTTCATGGTCAAAAGTCGCACTACGGCGTAGCGCTACTGTCGAAACTTCCGCCGCTTACAGTCACCAAAGGTTTTCCATCCGATACAGATGAAGACCAAAAGCGCTTCGTTGGCGGCAGTTATGATGTCCAGGGGGAGATTTTCCACGTTTACAATGGCTACTACCCTCAGGGAGATAGTCTTAGTCACCCAACAAAGTTTCCTGCTAAGGAGAAGTTTTACACGGATCTCACTGCGCAAATGCAGGCGCATGATTTATCCAAGGAAGCGGTGATACTCATGGGCGACAACAACATCGCCCCTGCAGACATTGACATTGGCATTGGCTCCGATAACCAAAAGCGATGGCTGAGAACAGGCAAAGCGAGCTTTCAGCCTATTGAACGTGAATGGTTAGCAACATTAACAGGCCTAGGCTTTGTAGATAGTCATCGATTCCTTAAGCCGGATGCTACCGAGTTGAGTTGGTTTGACTATCGCAGCCGAGGTTTTGAGCGCGACCCTAGAACCGGTTTACGTATTGACCTGATACTAACGTCGAACTTTCTAACCGATAGCCTAAAGCAGTCTGGGATCGATTACGATATTAGAGCAATGGAAAAACCCTCTGATCATGCCCCATGTTGGCTTGAAGTCGAGCTATAA